The Solenopsis invicta isolate M01_SB chromosome 3, UNIL_Sinv_3.0, whole genome shotgun sequence region TCTTAAGGTCACGGAAAATGCGGTGTGGCGGTCGTGAGAATATCGGGAAGCCGATCTCTAGAAGCGCTGAAAAGGATGACGAGCATATCCAAGCTGGAACCGAGGAGAGCCTTCCTACGGAAGATACGCGATCCGGAAACGGGAGAGGTCATCGACAATGGACTCTGCTTGTGGTTTCCAGGTGCGCGCAAATTCTCGCGCGATCATTCTTTTAACAAGACATGTTCGATGCGTCTTccttacaattttaaattatatcaaaactttATTATCACAACAGTTTTTGCCTTTAAATTTTAGATGTTTGTTCGAgaacaatttctaaaattacAATTGAGTAGcaagaggaaagaaaagagatgAGAAATCATCTATCAGATGTACAAAACTCAAACATACCTGATTAGAAAATCTTGTTTCCAGGTCCGTACTCGTTCACCGGTGAAGACTCCGTCGAGTTTCACGTACACGGCGGATCAGCGATTTTAACGCGTTTGATGCAAGTCCTCTCGAAGCTGCAGGTGCAGCCGGCGCTACCAGGCGAGTTCACCAGACGTGCCTTCTATAACAATAAGCTGGACCTGACGGAGGTGGAGGGCCTGGCCGACTTGATAGAGGCCGAAACCGAGTGCCAGAGGAAGCAAGCGTTGTTGCAGGCTGATGGTATTCTTCGCAAACTGTATGACAACTGGCGGAAGGTATTGTCAGAATCCGTGGCGAGTATCGAAGCGTACATTGATTTCGGTGAGGAAGACAACATCGAGAGCGACGTGGTACAAAACGCGCACCACGCTCTCAGACAGTTGATGCGGGATCTGGAGGAGCACTTGGCTGACGGCAGGCGAGGCGAAATTCTACGCAACGGAGTGAGGACCGTGATCGTTGGCGAACCGAACGTGGGCAAGAGCAGCTTGTTGAATCATCTGGTGCAGCGAAATGCCGCCATCGTCACACCTATCGCTGGTACTACGAGGGACGTCATCGAGCTGACCGCCAACATCTCGGGCTATCCCGTGCTGATAGCGGACACCGCCGGTATCACGGACGACACCGGGGATATCGTCGAAGCCGAAGGTGTCCGTCGAGCGAGACGTCACGCGGAGAATGCCGATTTCGTGGTCGTCGTGGTGGACGCGTTTAAGTGCGCTAGCAGCGGCATGATGTACGAGGATTATATACGCGAATACTTGTCGTCACTGGGGATACTGGAACTGTTGACAAAAATCGGGAGAGAACGTTATGTCGTAATAgcgaataaaaaagatttactgaaggaggaagagaaacgGTGTTTTAGCGATACCGAAGCGATTCTGACATCTTGCAGAACGGAGGACGGTTTTCAGGACCTGCTGCGGTCGCTGACAGATCGCTTCAGTAAAATGTATGAtacgaataatataataatcgtgACATTTGACATTTACAATCATAATTACGTTATGACGATGTTTTGTTTAGATGTGGTAACCCGTCTGCGGAGAGTCCGACCATCAGTCAGGCAAGACATAGAAATCACTTGGCGCAGTGCTTGAGGCATCTGCAGAGTTACTTCGAACTGTGCGCCAACGAGCAGCATGACATGGCCATAGCGGCGGAGGAGATTCACAAAGCGATGCGAGAACTCGGGAGGATAACAGGACACGTTAGCACTAATGAGATACTAGACATtatattcaaaaactttt contains the following coding sequences:
- the LOC105199387 gene encoding tRNA modification GTPase GTPBP3, mitochondrial — protein: MRLFLARISSTLLRECHLVDRRPSRGARVVASRGTSSYHVAASWPASDRRDTTICALSSGHGKCGVAVVRISGSRSLEALKRMTSISKLEPRRAFLRKIRDPETGEVIDNGLCLWFPGPYSFTGEDSVEFHVHGGSAILTRLMQVLSKLQVQPALPGEFTRRAFYNNKLDLTEVEGLADLIEAETECQRKQALLQADGILRKLYDNWRKVLSESVASIEAYIDFGEEDNIESDVVQNAHHALRQLMRDLEEHLADGRRGEILRNGVRTVIVGEPNVGKSSLLNHLVQRNAAIVTPIAGTTRDVIELTANISGYPVLIADTAGITDDTGDIVEAEGVRRARRHAENADFVVVVVDAFKCASSGMMYEDYIREYLSSLGILELLTKIGRERYVVIANKKDLLKEEEKRCFSDTEAILTSCRTEDGFQDLLRSLTDRFSKICGNPSAESPTISQARHRNHLAQCLRHLQSYFELCANEQHDMAIAAEEIHKAMRELGRITGHVSTNEILDIIFKNFCIGK